The sequence aaaatattatatgaaaatctcTCCTATCATTCTTGAACAAGTTTGGCCATCTACTATGCAACCTAGTGCAAGGCAAATGAACAAGGTTAAGAAGAGAAGTTTCTATACTTCTACCAATGCCAAAAGCAATTCTAGTGTCTCAGGTATTTTCAAAGCTGTATTAAATGGCATACCTCTGAAAAAGGATGCTTGATCTCTTCTTTGCTTGCAATGCTTCAGCAAGCTCAATTTCTAATGCAAGCACCCTCTCTAATGCGTTTCCACTCCCTGAGAATTCATTAAACAAGGGGAACATGCTTCCTAGTTCTTCATTGGCCTGAGCAAAGAGCAGGAAGTTAAGTATCCAGAAGAAGAGAACTATCACACTAAAAGGTGGGGATAACAACTTACCTTCTGTAGCTTCGTAAATTCACTTTGTAAGCCTGGAAACTTTTGGTCAAAATCATGATCATCTTGCAACAACAGTGAATTCTCGTTTTTCATCCTTTCTAACTGCAtgcagaaaaaataaacatcagATAGTAATCAGAAGTTAATGTTGCAAATTTGCATTTACCAAATGGCCCTAGGGTGATCTAAGACCTATGTTCCATTTCTGTGAAAAAGATTATTTGACAGATGAGCAATATGCAGGCATCATCTCCCTTGGTTTCAGAGTGCAGATATGTGTACCTCATTACTTAAGTGGTCCATGCTAGACTTTAAACTTTCAGCTCTGAAATGATCATTGATGATAGCTAAATGCTTCATGTCACTATGCAGCAACCTGTCTTGATTTGTAAGTGCAGAACTTTTAAGCCCATTCATCCCACAAGACGCGAGAACATCCTGATAAGCGATTACACAAATAAATAGTTAGAGGCAAACCTTCCAACATTGTAAATTCTGCAATACAGAGAGGTTGAAGAATAAGGATACCAAAATACAATTTTCTTTacagaaattcaaattttttattggctCGCTAAAAGATATGAAATACTCCTACTTCAAACCATTGACTGATCAATAATGCTCAAATACAAAATAGTAAACAAGAATTTCAAGGAAGTACAAAATCAAAAACGAtactagaaattttttaaaacaaaaaccactacaaaaaaaaaaaaaaaaaggacacggATATCCAATCACAATTACATTATTTCATTTCCTATTTAGGTTTTCTTTCATTCAACAAGTTCTTCCAAAATAAAGTTCTGTTATTTTTTCACTGGAAAGTAACAAAATTCAGAAACAGCAAAGCTTGGACTTTTGAGATTGCaatcaaaggttttttttttttaactaacacGTCACTAAATGATGATACAAGTGAAAGGTTGAATAGAGAGGTACACTTGCAGCATCTATAAAATTCCAATTGTGAATATGCAACATGATTCAATTAAGAAACAttgaattttcttctcaatttacAGTAATGCAGATAAATATCTATTACCATGAACTACTCACGAATATACTTAACTATCCTCTTGCAATAACATAATTGAACTTAAGATATGCTGAACAAATTTTAAACAAGGTGACCAATTTTTCGCTTAATTCATCACCTGCTCAGGTTGTTCATGCATAAGTGTGTTCGAATGATCAACTCTGTCAACAGAAGCAGGGAATGCAAGTTCTGCTTCTTCACAATTCCTCAAACCATCTCTTCCCATGCACTTCTGGTTAGGATTCCTGGATGGACGATTCAAAGGGACTGTGTGTGCTCTCTTTTTTCCATAGTTTGAAGCGTCCACAATAAAGCAATCCACTTTGCAAGATACATCATTTTGTTCTTCCTGCATGTTCCCTGGTGATTTGGAATTCTCTAGCAATTCTTTCATCAAAGTGAGTTCAACAGCAATTTTTGACTTCTCCTCATTGCATTCTTCCAAAGAAGCTtcgagtttttgtttttcttccttgcAGCACTCGAGACTTATTAATGAGCATTCCATTTCAGCTTTCATCAGGTCATAAGCCTTCACTTTTTCACGTTTGTCAGAAACTACAGATTGTAACTCAGCCTCCAATTCCAATATCTTCATTCCCAgttcttcatttttattcagATGAGAAGCTTCAGATTTCTTCCtattctcaatttcatcaatcGCATCTTGTAATTTCCATAGCATTTCCTCACTGTGCTTTTTGGAGATGGACAACTGCTGTTTCAGTTCTTGCAGCCTTATTTCGTACTGCTCTTTGATAAATGCAATTCTTAAGGACTCCTGCATGGCCACAGGTGGTCCTTCAGGTTCTCTTTTTTCACGAGCCTGGATACACTCAGCATCAGCTTTGTCTTTGAGCTCTTTCAAATGGACAGACAAGTTTCTGAATTCTTCTGTCTTCAAAATCTGATCAGAAAGCCTCTGGTTAAGCTCATTGCAGTGTTTCTGTACCATCACTAATTCATCGTAGTATCCTTCACGCATGATGATCTGAGCTTGCTGTTCATCCAATTTGGCTTTAAGTACTAGATCTTTTACTTCCAGCTCAACCTTGGAGAACACCAGATTATCAATCTCTTCTTCAGATGTCACCAACATGCACTTCAGCTTTTCAACCTCTTGAGAATGTTGAGTTTTATCCTCCTTATAACTAAGCACAACATTTTGAGAGTAGTGTTTGAATTCCTCAAGCTCAGCTCTTACAATTCTGTTTTTCTCAACAAGTAACCTGTTTTCAGCAATAGAAGCCTCTAGTTCAGACCGAACAGAGTTGAGATTTGTCAACAACCTCACATTCTCTTCAGCATATTGGGTTTCACTTGCAAGACACCGATTAAGGGTGGTTTCCATGTCAATATGCTTCTTCTGAAGTTGGGCAAGGAGCCTATCTGTGGAGTGTAGTTGACGAAGAAGCACTTCAAATCTGCTGTCATATTGAGTCTTTGCAAAAATGAATCGAACATCAGCAGCTATTAGAGGTTCATGCATCTCAGACAACTGAGTTTTTAGTGCAGAAACGGTGGAAGCTTCTTCACGAGCATTATTAAGACATTCTTCAGACTGCAACAGAAGATGGCAAACTCTTGCTTTCTCAGATTCTAGATCTGATACCAGGTGTTTGAGATGAGCCAATTCAGACTCTTGGTGATCAAATTGGAGCAACTGGCACTGCTTCTCGTTTAATTGTGAAGTTAGATCCACTATTGTACTCTGTAACCCCTCTCGCAAGCTTCTCTCATCATGCAGCTCATCACGCAGAGATTGCAAACTCTCTCTCAAACTGATCAAATCCGAAGCAAGCTGGGCAGACTCCTCAGTTTTATCCTGTAAAAACACCATCAAAGCTTGCTTTTCATGTTGCAAAGTATGCAGGCATTCTCTCAAACTGTTTAGTTCTGATGCAAGCCTGGCAGATTCCTCTGTCTTATCCTGCAAACCTGCCATCAAAACTTGGTTTTCACAGTGCAAAGATTGTGAACTCTCTTTCAAAATGTTCAGCTCTGATGCAAGCTTGGAAGATTCCTCAGTTTTATCCCTCATAGATATCATCAGCGCTTGTTTTTCACCATGCAGAGATTGCAAGCTTCCTTTCAAACTGTTTATCTCTGACACAAGCTTGGTAGATTCCTCCTTCACATCCGTTGCGGATGTCATCTGAGCTTGATTTTCATCATGCAGAGTCTGCAAACATTCTTTCAAACAGTTTAGTTCCATTGCAAGCTTGGTATGTTCCTCCTCTTTATCCTGTGAAGATCCCATCAAAGCTTCATTTTCATCACGCAAGAATcgcaaattttcttttaaactatTTAGCTCTGATGCAAGGTTGGCAGCTTCCTCAGTTTTATTCCGTAAAACTTCCATCAGAGCTTGGTTTTCATCATGCAGAGATTGTATGCTATCTTTCAAGTTGCTCAACTCTGAAGCCAGTTGAGCAGACTCCTCCTTCTTATCTTGTGAAGATGCCATCAGAGCTTGGTTTTCATCATGCAGAGATTGCAAACTTCCTTTCAAACTCTCGAGTTGTGATGCAATCCCTGATGACACCTCATTGTTATCCTGTATAGATGCCATCAAAGCATGGTTTTCTATCGCAAGTTCTGCTGCAACCAGTTTAGTCTTATCAAGTTCACTAGCAACAGTATCTAATGCCAAGATTTCATGACCAAGGTCCTGGTTCTTAGAAATAAGTTCTTTCAACTGAGCTTCCAAGCGATCAAGATCAGAAAATAGCTCATTGTGTAGCTGTGcatatttttcttcaacttcagaGCTAACCTTGAGTTTGTAAGCAATACCCTCAACGTCCAACTGAAGCTGCTCAACCAAAGCATTTGACACATTGAATTTATCCACCATGTTCAGTATATCACGTTCAAACTTCTGTTTCAGCAATGCAATCTCTGATTTAGCTGCAGTGATGGACACTTGAGCAATATCTCTCTCGTGAACCAGacctttcttctcttccatGAGCAGGAGAATCCTTTCACATGAATTATGCTGAAGCTCTTCCAATTGCATCATGACACCAGTTAAATCCTGGGGCTTTAAATAATGATCGCCAGATTCACTAGGAGGCAATCCATTTATACTTTTGTCATAGGACGCCAGCAAGTTCTGCAACTTACTCTCCATGAAATTGACTAGATCCTGCAGCTTTTCCTTCACAGAAGCCAGATCATCAAATTCAGTTCTGAAAGTTTTCAGCTCTTCCTGCAAAGAGAAGATTTCATTTTGAAGATCACAAATCTCTAGGGTTTTCTTTTCCAATAAACATGCCAACTCCGTGTTCTCTGCAGCAGAAGCCTTATACATGCTCTCGTAACTTCTGTATTGCATCACTAGAGACTCCCATTCAGCAATCTTCTGCAAAAGAAGGTGATTTTCACATGTGACATTTTGCAAATTTGCTTCCAAAACTTGGTTTTGCTGAGCCATATGACTGCACTTGGCAACGCAACTAGCCCTGTGCTCATTTAAGGCATGAACATCATTCAGTGCAGAGTGCAGCTTTTGCGACAACAACTCCTTGGACTTGGTTGAAAGCTCTAGCTGCTGCAtaagtttgtttattttctctctcataCATTTGACATCGTCACTGGCCTCAAGCAAAGTTTCCTGTAGAACATTTGAAAGTACATCCAagtataaattatcaaaatgcATTTCACAAGCTTCTTCTTCAACCTTTCTGTAAAGCCCTTCCTGCAAATGTAGAGATCTTTTCAAGTCATCTAAAAGAATATCACCACCCAACTGCTGTTTTTTCTTCCCGACAAGCTGATTTTGGAACTGAAAGAGTTTCCCCATGCGAACTTCACTTGAACCAGATCTCTGGCTCTCTGTGGTTATTGGGTTTCCTTCAAAGCATGATTGTGAAGAATCTACAAAAGCTTGCCGGATGAGATTCTCATTAGTCTCAAACATAGACAAAACCTGGACTGAGAGCAGTTCCAGATCCTTCTGTAACTGGTCGACAGCAATTGAATAATTCAGGCGTGCCCGTTTGAGTGCTGCCTCTGCAGTAACAGTCCTTCTTTCAAATTCCTTGTTCAGAGAATCCAAATCACGTTTTTCTTCAACAAGTCTTAATAGCTGGTCATTCAGATCTTGGCGCATTGTCTCCATCTCTTCCTTCGTGGTTGCAGCTGCATACAAGCAAGTAGCATGCTCATTTCTGAGATTCTGCAACTCCCCCAGCATCTGCCTCTGATGTTCCTCAAGCTCCTGGACAAGAGCTTCATAGTAACATTCCATCTGGTCCATTTTCTTTGCAAGGCTCTCCTGTTCAGCTTTTGATTCATCCAACTCCCTCAGaagttcaaatatttttcctttcattgCATTGGTAGTATCTATAGAGTCAGGCCCATGAGAAACCAAGCCAGGAATGTTAAGATAATGAAGCATGCCTAGTTCTGGTTGATAtaagtccacatcaaagccagATTCACTTACAAACTGGCTATTTTTATGTAAACTCATTTCTCTGATCTCCTTCAGGCTAGATCCTTCACAAGGTACCAAGTGGTTACTGGAAATTGGCAGCCCTGTTCCTTGCTTAAGATCCTGCAGCACACCAATCAACTCCTCTACATCTGAGCGAAGGAATCTGAAGTCACTTTCATGGTATCCCAAGCATGTATTATTTTGAAGCTCTTTTATCTTATCTTCCATGGATAAAAGCCCCTTTATCCATCTGAGCTTCAATTCTTGAAATCTGTGATCCTGTAGGGGTTCTGTAGCATTTCTGCTGCTAAATGGAGGGCATAATTGAGAAACCTTTAACTGTTCAAGATCAGCTTTCAACTTTGAACACTCCGACTTCAGTACAGACACTTCTTTCGCCATATCTTCTCCAGAAGCAATCTCAGAGGCAAGTTGCTTAGCAAATTTTTGGGCTTCATAACCTATTTCATCAGCATGACCCTGTAAGGAGCATACCTCCTGTTTAAGCTCAAGAAAAGATGACTCGGCCACTTCCAAGCTTCCTCTAAGCCTACCATTCTCTTCATAAGCAGCTGCCAAGTCATTATCTGCAGAATAGTCTGAACTCCAGGCATGAACCCAATCATTCGTCCCCTGTGCCAAAAATCGATGATCAGAAGGATCCCCTTTTTCCAGCTGAGGACTTTGGCTGAGGGAAAGTCCAGCTAAGTCACCAGAGACGGTACTCTTAAGGCTATCAATTTCATGTGTGCTGGAAGTATCATGCTTCTCTGCGTATAAACTCTCTGATGTATTGGAAGAACCATCAAATCCAACAGCTGAGTCTGCATATTCTTCATTTGGCCCCACCTCTTCTTCGAGTGAAGCAAGgtctttagatttttctttaaatctaaCTCTGATATTTACCTATAAATCaggccaaaaaataaataaccttaTTGTTGATTCAAATCATGATGAAAGAGAACCATTTCAATCATCGGGAAACACTGAGGCAAAAGAACAAGgacttcaaatataaatatcaagctGCTTTGTTTCACATGGCAACTCAAAAGCACTAAAAGTACATGCATGCATCATTCCTCAAATTCTACAACTGCATCAACTCAGTtattaaaacaaacacaaaaaggatGCCCCACTGATTTAAAACAGATCTTATCATCCAACAGCTGACTGACACAAGGCATGAACAGCATGagaaatttgaattatatagtTTTATGAGGAAAATGAGTAAGCAAGAATATGCAGCAGGTAACATAAGCTCATACTTACAAGGTTATGTGAACAGAGCAAACAACATTCCTTTAGATTCAGGAAAAATTGAGAAAGCAGTTCATAGTGTGCAGTGTGCAGTGTGCAGTGGGGAGCATGGAtatgtaaataaaacaaatgatcTAACCTTATCTATCTGATCATTGATAATCCCTTCAGAAGATGATACTTTTCCACTAGAGGATTCATCAGGGCTATTTTGGTCAGTCTGCAACCCCCTCTCTCTGAGTTCCCTCTGCTGCTCAAACTCTCTGGAAGCAATTAAATTGCAGATAAGTGGTTGAAGAAGACAAGCATTAAGTTTGCGtgtttttatgtattattaCCGGAAACCAGTTTTTGAAGTGAGCAGTTGCACAGTGACCTGGAAATGAACAACACAACCATTAAGATATGTTGGAGTAAATGATAAATctccaaaactgaaaaaaaaaaaaaaaaaaaagtttcctaaAACATGCTAGAATAAGATGTATGTTGAGAGTAAATATAATTAGGATCACCCAATTATTGACACAATAGAAGTGTATTATTAAACCAACTTGCTTAAGACAATGTTAAGAAAGCATATTCAAGAACTCTTACATGTAAAGTAGTTCCGGAATCAGATCCATGAAGAGACAGGGCAACAACAGAAGGTTTTAACGCATCAGCATAATCAGCAAGGTTGATGGTAGCCTCACCAAGGACACTAGACCGTGATGAACCCTGATGTTAGTCAGATTCAGGTCAAATAGAATTAATCTCGGGGAATTTACATGAATTAAAGAACAATCTGTTACAAAGATGTCAAGGGACCACATGATAAAATAGGGGAAATAAGATATTACCATCGAAATGACAAGCTTATAGAGCTTTTCATCATATCGCTTGGTTTTAACGTCTTGAAGAAGCCTTGTGGTCTCGTAGATAGGATCTGCCCATTTGCAGGTCCCGTTTCTTACATTGGCTTTAGTTGTTTTTGCAGTTGCTTTTCCAGAATCAGCAGGAATGAAAGATATAAAAAGTTTATCCCATCCTGGATGAGGAATCTGTGTTGCGTGAAAGGGATAAGAGATTTAGTCATTGCAGAGAACAATAAGTGTCAGATGCaaagataaaacaatattttcaatCAAGCAGAGAGAATATGCAAATTAAGCCATAGCTATAACGAAGCTCAAACTCAATATCATGCATAATAGTGACTGATGTGAGCTGCATACTTCACCATTTCTGTTAACCATCAAACAAAACCAGTTCATGTCTTAAGGTAGTTGGTTTGGTGTTGGTTACAGAGTAATAAACGCCtgtattattgaaaataagaaaagagcaataatttattttcttttctgttaaCATATTTTAGAAAGCTGAGTGTTTTAGATAT is a genomic window of Populus alba chromosome 5, ASM523922v2, whole genome shotgun sequence containing:
- the LOC118029331 gene encoding uncharacterized protein, with the translated sequence MSRITRWKNEKTKVKVVFRLQFHATHIPHPGWDKLFISFIPADSGKATAKTTKANVRNGTCKWADPIYETTRLLQDVKTKRYDEKLYKLVISMGSSRSSVLGEATINLADYADALKPSVVALSLHGSDSGTTLHVTVQLLTSKTGFREFEQQRELRERGLQTDQNSPDESSSGKVSSSEGIINDQIDKVNIRVRFKEKSKDLASLEEEVGPNEEYADSAVGFDGSSNTSESLYAEKHDTSSTHEIDSLKSTVSGDLAGLSLSQSPQLEKGDPSDHRFLAQGTNDWVHAWSSDYSADNDLAAAYEENGRLRGSLEVAESSFLELKQEVCSLQGHADEIGYEAQKFAKQLASEIASGEDMAKEVSVLKSECSKLKADLEQLKVSQLCPPFSSRNATEPLQDHRFQELKLRWIKGLLSMEDKIKELQNNTCLGYHESDFRFLRSDVEELIGVLQDLKQGTGLPISSNHLVPCEGSSLKEIREMSLHKNSQFVSESGFDVDLYQPELGMLHYLNIPGLVSHGPDSIDTTNAMKGKIFELLRELDESKAEQESLAKKMDQMECYYEALVQELEEHQRQMLGELQNLRNEHATCLYAAATTKEEMETMRQDLNDQLLRLVEEKRDLDSLNKEFERRTVTAEAALKRARLNYSIAVDQLQKDLELLSVQVLSMFETNENLIRQAFVDSSQSCFEGNPITTESQRSGSSEVRMGKLFQFQNQLVGKKKQQLGGDILLDDLKRSLHLQEGLYRKVEEEACEMHFDNLYLDVLSNVLQETLLEASDDVKCMREKINKLMQQLELSTKSKELLSQKLHSALNDVHALNEHRASCVAKCSHMAQQNQVLEANLQNVTCENHLLLQKIAEWESLVMQYRSYESMYKASAAENTELACLLEKKTLEICDLQNEIFSLQEELKTFRTEFDDLASVKEKLQDLVNFMESKLQNLLASYDKSINGLPPSESGDHYLKPQDLTGVMMQLEELQHNSCERILLLMEEKKGLVHERDIAQVSITAAKSEIALLKQKFERDILNMVDKFNVSNALVEQLQLDVEGIAYKLKVSSEVEEKYAQLHNELFSDLDRLEAQLKELISKNQDLGHEILALDTVASELDKTKLVAAELAIENHALMASIQDNNEVSSGIASQLESLKGSLQSLHDENQALMASSQDKKEESAQLASELSNLKDSIQSLHDENQALMEVLRNKTEEAANLASELNSLKENLRFLRDENEALMGSSQDKEEEHTKLAMELNCLKECLQTLHDENQAQMTSATDVKEESTKLVSEINSLKGSLQSLHGEKQALMISMRDKTEESSKLASELNILKESSQSLHCENQVLMAGLQDKTEESARLASELNSLRECLHTLQHEKQALMVFLQDKTEESAQLASDLISLRESLQSLRDELHDERSLREGLQSTIVDLTSQLNEKQCQLLQFDHQESELAHLKHLVSDLESEKARVCHLLLQSEECLNNAREEASTVSALKTQLSEMHEPLIAADVRFIFAKTQYDSRFEVLLRQLHSTDRLLAQLQKKHIDMETTLNRCLASETQYAEENVRLLTNLNSVRSELEASIAENRLLVEKNRIVRAELEEFKHYSQNVVLSYKEDKTQHSQEVEKLKCMLVTSEEEIDNLVFSKVELEVKDLVLKAKLDEQQAQIIMREGYYDELVMVQKHCNELNQRLSDQILKTEEFRNLSVHLKELKDKADAECIQAREKREPEGPPVAMQESLRIAFIKEQYEIRLQELKQQLSISKKHSEEMLWKLQDAIDEIENRKKSEASHLNKNEELGMKILELEAELQSVVSDKREKVKAYDLMKAEMECSLISLECCKEEKQKLEASLEECNEEKSKIAVELTLMKELLENSKSPGNMQEEQNDVSCKVDCFIVDASNYGKKRAHTVPLNRPSRNPNQKCMGRDGLRNCEEAELAFPASVDRVDHSNTLMHEQPEQDVLASCGMNGLKSSALTNQDRLLHSDMKHLAIINDHFRAESLKSSMDHLSNELERMKNENSLLLQDDHDFDQKFPGLQSEFTKLQKANEELGSMFPLFNEFSGSGNALERVLALEIELAEALQAKKRSSILFQSSFSKQHSDEEAVFKSFRDINELIKDMLELKGRYTTVETQLKEMHDRYSQLSLQFAEVEGERQKLTMTLKNVRASKKALCLNRSSSASLGDHSS